The sequence TTGAATACTTTCTCCACCAGGATGGAGCCGCCCAGCAGGAAGCCGAACTGCAGGCCCATCATGGTCACCACCGGAATCAGTGAATTGCGCAGGCAGTGCTTGAGCACCACCACGGTTTCCGACAAGCCTTTGGCGCGCGCGGTGCGCACAAAATCCTCATGCAGGATTTCCACGAAGGAGGAGCGGGTAAAGCGCGCCATCACGGCGGCTACCGCGGCGCCCAGCGCCAGCGACGGCAGGATATAGTGGCGCCAGCTGTCGGCGCCGATGGTCGGCAGCCAGCCCAGTTTGACGGAGAACAGTTCCATCAGCAGCATGCCCAGCGCAAACGATGGAAAGGAAATACCCGATACGGCCAGCGTCATGCCGAGCCGGTCCGGCCACTGGTTGCGCCAGACGGCGGAAGCAATGCCAATGACCAGGCCGAACAGCACCGCCCATACCATGCTGGTGATGGTGAGCCAGAAGGTGGGCCAGAAGCGTTCTGCAATCTCAGTGCTGACCGGGCGCTTGCTGCTCAGGGAGATGCCGAAATCGCCACGCAGGGCCTTGCTGAAATAGTTGACGAACTGCTGCGGCAGCGGCTTGTCCAGGCCCAGGTCCTTGCGGATCAGTTCCACGGTCTGCTGATCAGCCTCGGGGCCGGCCACCAGCCGGGCCGGATCGCCCGGCAGCAGATGGACAAACAGGAACACCACCACTGCGACGATCAGCAAGGTTGGTATCAGGCCCATCAGGCGTTTTAGTACGTAAGGAAACATGGCATGCTCTGGTTGACTGCTCGGTTGTTACGGAATGCAGGCCGGGCAGCAACAGCCCGGCCTGCGGGTACTACCAGTGATTACTTACTTGCTTGTTCAGACGTCTCTGTGGATAAAGGAGAAGGCTATCGCGCGTGGCTTGCCAAGAAGTAGGGTGGGCACGCTTTTGTGCCCACGCGGATACTGCCACAGCGTGGGCACAAAAGCGTGCCCACCCTACACACCGATGCATTTTCTGCACCCACAGAAAAGCCTGATGAATCATTTATTTCAACTCGATTTCATCGAAGTTGAACGAACCGTCAGGCATGACATACACGCCTTTCAGGTTCTTGCTACGCGCATACAGCAGCTTTTCCGTCACCAGGAAAGCCCAAGGCGCGTCTTTCCAGATTTCCGTCTGCGCGTCTTTGTAGAGCGTGGTCTTCTCCGCGCGGTCGGTGGTGGTCAGGGCCTTGGCGATATCGGCGTCGACCTTGTCGCTCTTGTAGTAAGCGGTATTGAACAGCTTGGGCGGGAACGACTCCGACGCCAGCAGGGGACGCAGGCCCCAGTCGGCTTCACCGGTCGAGGACGACCAGCCGGTGTAGTAGATGCGGACCGGCGCATTGGCAGGAACCGGCGCGCTTTCCACTTTCTCGACCCGTTGGCCGGCTTCCAGCGCCGTTACCTTGGCCTTGATGCCGACCTGCGCCAGCTGCTGCTGCACGAACTGGATGACTTTCTGTGCGGTGGTGTTGTTATAGGCCGACCACAATTCGGTTTCAAAACCGTTCGGATAGCCCGCTTCCGTCAGCAACTGCTTGGCTTTCTTCGGATCGTAAGGCCATGGCCCGGTCTTCAATGCATAGTCGACGCCCTGCGGCAGCACGCCATCCTGCGGCATGGCGTAGCCGGCGAAGGCGACCTTGACCAGCGCGTCCTTGTTGATCGCGTAATTGATCGCTTGCCGCACCTTCGGATTGTCGAAAGGTTTTTGCAGCATATTCATCGAGAGGTAGCGCTGGATGATGGAGGGCGACGAAATCAGGTCCAGGTTCGGTTTGCTTTTCAGCAGTTCGGCTTGCTCGTAAGGGAGTGGGAAGGCAAACTGCGCCTCGCCGGTTTGCATGACGGCGCTGCGGGTATTGTTGTCGACCACCGGCTTCCAGGTGATGCTGTCGACCTTCGGATAGCCCTTTTTCCAGTAGCCGTCGAATTTCACGACTTTCATGTAGTCGGTCTGCTTCCATTCGACAAACTTGAACGGGCCGGTGCCGACCGGATGAAAGCCGATGTCCTTGTTGCCATACTGTTTCAGCGCGGTCGGTGAAATCATCGCCGCGGAAGAGTGCGCCAGCGTGTTGATGAATGGCGAGAACGGTTCTTTCAAGGTGATCTTGACTTCGTAGTCGTTGACTACGTCAATCTTGGCGATGCGGTTGAACAGGTTGAAGCGCTTGAGCTTGTTGTCCGGATTGATGACGCGTTCCAGGTTGACCTTGACGGCGTCTGCCTTGAAATCGGTGCCGTCCTGGAACTTGACGCCCTTGCGCAAGCGGATGGTGTACAGCAGGCCGTCCTTGCTGACTTCATAGCCGTCCGCCAGCACATTGACCAGTTTCAAGTCTTTGTCGAAGCCGAACAAACCTTGGTAGAAGGACTTGATCGCGGCTTGCGACAGGGTGTCGTTGCTGTCGTAAGGATCGAGCGTGGTGAAGGTCGAAGCGACCGCCAGCGTGACGTCCTTGGCGGCGAAAGCGTGGCCGGCGGCGAATTGCGCCGTCAGTGCAACTGCGGTGCTGGCGACGATCTTGCCGAAATGATTACCGAAGTGTCGAGTAGTGCGCATGTGTTACTCCCCTGGATCAAAAAGTCATTGAAGACAAACAAACAGATAAAGCAAAGAAACGCTTATTTATGACTTAATAAGCGCTGGAAATCCGGTGCATCGCCACGAAGTGTCCCGGTCCGACCTGTTTCAGCGGCTCGACGACGGGCAGGTCGCCGACATCGCGGATCGGACTCGGAATTTCGCCTGCCAGCACTTCGCGCTGGCGATGGCGCTGGTTAGGATCGGCCACCGGCACTGCCGCCATCAGCTTCTTGGTATACGGATGCTGCGGGTTTTCAAAGATGGCGCGGCGCGGACCGATCTCGACGATCTGTCCCAGGTACATCACGGCGACGCGGTGGCTGATGCGTTCCACCACCGCCATGTCGTGCGAGATGAAGATGAAGGAAATGCCCAGCTCGCGCTGCAGGTCCAGCATCAGGTTGACGATTTGCGCCTGGATAGACACGTCCAGCGCCGATACCGATTCGTCGGCAATCACGATTTTCGGATTCAGCGCCAGTGCGCGGGCTATGCAGATGCGCTGGCGCTGGCCGCCGGAGAATTCGTGCGGGTAGCGCTGCGCATGTTCCGGCAGCAGGCCGACCCGTTCCAGCAAGGCGGCGACTTTTTCCTGTGCGCCTTCGGCCATGCCATGCACCAGCAGCGGTTCCATGATCGAATAGCCGACCGTCAGGCGCGGATCGAGCGAGGCAAACGGATCCTGGAAAATGAACTGGATTTCACGCCGCAGCGAACGCAGTTCGGAACGCGGCAGCTTGGCCAGGTCGCGTCCGCCGAATTCGACGCTGCCGCTAGTGATGTCGACCAATCGCAGCAGCGAGCGACCGGTGGTCGATTTGCCGCAGCCCGATTCACCCACCAGCGCCAGCGTCTCGCCCGAATACAGGTCGAAGCTGATTTGCTCCACCGCATGCACGCGTTGCTTGACGCGGCTGAAGACGCCGCTCTTGACGTCGAAGCGGGTGGTCAGCTTGCGCACTTTCAGCAGCGGCTGCTGTTGCGGATCCGAACCAGGGATGCTATGGATGATTTTTGCTGCGGCGGCCATTTCCGGCGTGATCACTGCGCCGGCAATGGCGATCCGTTCTGGCTGGTCGGTGCCGTGCATGGCGCCCAGCCGCGGCACCGCCGCCAGCAAGGCCTGGGTG comes from Collimonas pratensis and encodes:
- the gsiC gene encoding glutathione ABC transporter permease GsiC, translating into MFPYVLKRLMGLIPTLLIVAVVVFLFVHLLPGDPARLVAGPEADQQTVELIRKDLGLDKPLPQQFVNYFSKALRGDFGISLSSKRPVSTEIAERFWPTFWLTITSMVWAVLFGLVIGIASAVWRNQWPDRLGMTLAVSGISFPSFALGMLLMELFSVKLGWLPTIGADSWRHYILPSLALGAAVAAVMARFTRSSFVEILHEDFVRTARAKGLSETVVVLKHCLRNSLIPVVTMMGLQFGFLLGGSILVEKVFNWPGMGRLLIDAVEMRDYPIIQAEILLFSLEFIFINLVVDVLYAVINPSIRYK
- the gsiB gene encoding glutathione ABC transporter substrate-binding protein GsiB yields the protein MRTTRHFGNHFGKIVASTAVALTAQFAAGHAFAAKDVTLAVASTFTTLDPYDSNDTLSQAAIKSFYQGLFGFDKDLKLVNVLADGYEVSKDGLLYTIRLRKGVKFQDGTDFKADAVKVNLERVINPDNKLKRFNLFNRIAKIDVVNDYEVKITLKEPFSPFINTLAHSSAAMISPTALKQYGNKDIGFHPVGTGPFKFVEWKQTDYMKVVKFDGYWKKGYPKVDSITWKPVVDNNTRSAVMQTGEAQFAFPLPYEQAELLKSKPNLDLISSPSIIQRYLSMNMLQKPFDNPKVRQAINYAINKDALVKVAFAGYAMPQDGVLPQGVDYALKTGPWPYDPKKAKQLLTEAGYPNGFETELWSAYNNTTAQKVIQFVQQQLAQVGIKAKVTALEAGQRVEKVESAPVPANAPVRIYYTGWSSSTGEADWGLRPLLASESFPPKLFNTAYYKSDKVDADIAKALTTTDRAEKTTLYKDAQTEIWKDAPWAFLVTEKLLYARSKNLKGVYVMPDGSFNFDEIELK
- a CDS encoding dipeptide ABC transporter ATP-binding protein produces the protein MLTGRRVLTVEQMSVGFTTSERKVEAVRNLSFHIDAGETLAIVGESGSGKSVSSQAIMRLIDYGGGRITGARMDFQRRDGSIIDLATAGQNTMRHIRGSEIAMIFQEPMTSLNPVFTVGEQIAESIRLHQGKSMAEARAEALRMLEIVRIPEARRLLDRHPHQLSGGMRQRVMIAMALSCKPSLLIADEPTTALDVTIQAQILQLIRTLQDEMQMAVIFITHDMGVVAEIADRVVVMCRGEKVEENNVHAIFEAPQHPYTQALLAAVPRLGAMHGTDQPERIAIAGAVITPEMAAAAKIIHSIPGSDPQQQPLLKVRKLTTRFDVKSGVFSRVKQRVHAVEQISFDLYSGETLALVGESGCGKSTTGRSLLRLVDITSGSVEFGGRDLAKLPRSELRSLRREIQFIFQDPFASLDPRLTVGYSIMEPLLVHGMAEGAQEKVAALLERVGLLPEHAQRYPHEFSGGQRQRICIARALALNPKIVIADESVSALDVSIQAQIVNLMLDLQRELGISFIFISHDMAVVERISHRVAVMYLGQIVEIGPRRAIFENPQHPYTKKLMAAVPVADPNQRHRQREVLAGEIPSPIRDVGDLPVVEPLKQVGPGHFVAMHRISSAY